One stretch of Pyxidicoccus trucidator DNA includes these proteins:
- a CDS encoding HlyD family secretion protein produces MPKNPKGKTKWVIGLIAIAVAAFIGFRYWKGKQSELPEGIVSGNGRIEAKLVDVAAKEPLRVERILVNEGDLVKPGQVLVQLDTNTLEATLAEAHANVAAAEERLAVSHASIVKQKSEIELASIEVARARKLVAQGAGSQRDLDVRTSQLATTRATLAEAEAMLKTSKEQIEVARANAETVQTRIADATLKSPVTGRVLYRLAEPGEVLAPGGPALTLVNLEDVYMEIFLPASEAARLKIGSEARLTVDFEPEQSIPGYVSFVSPEAQFTPKQVETKSEREKLVFRVKLQVPRELAGRYVERIKTGIRGVGYVKVDPATPWPAQLQNVIKAEPDSN; encoded by the coding sequence ATGCCCAAGAACCCGAAAGGGAAGACGAAGTGGGTCATTGGGTTGATCGCCATCGCGGTCGCCGCGTTCATCGGCTTTCGGTACTGGAAGGGGAAGCAATCCGAGCTGCCAGAGGGAATCGTCTCGGGTAACGGCCGAATCGAGGCGAAGCTGGTCGATGTCGCCGCCAAGGAACCCCTGCGGGTGGAAAGAATCCTTGTCAACGAGGGCGACCTCGTCAAGCCGGGCCAGGTGCTGGTGCAGTTGGACACCAACACGCTGGAGGCCACTCTGGCGGAAGCCCATGCGAACGTCGCGGCCGCGGAGGAACGCCTGGCGGTGTCCCATGCGTCGATCGTCAAGCAGAAGAGTGAAATCGAGCTTGCCTCCATCGAGGTCGCTCGCGCCCGGAAGCTGGTAGCGCAGGGCGCCGGCTCGCAGCGGGATCTGGACGTTCGAACGAGCCAGCTGGCGACCACCAGGGCCACCCTGGCGGAAGCGGAAGCGATGCTGAAGACCTCCAAGGAGCAGATTGAGGTCGCGCGAGCGAATGCTGAGACGGTTCAGACGCGCATCGCCGACGCGACGCTCAAGTCTCCCGTGACGGGAAGAGTCCTCTATCGCCTCGCCGAGCCCGGCGAGGTGCTCGCGCCCGGTGGACCGGCGCTGACGCTCGTGAACCTGGAAGACGTCTACATGGAGATATTCCTCCCGGCCAGCGAGGCCGCCAGATTGAAGATTGGCTCCGAAGCGCGCCTCACCGTCGACTTCGAGCCCGAGCAATCGATCCCCGGGTATGTCTCCTTCGTGTCCCCGGAAGCGCAGTTCACCCCCAAGCAGGTCGAGACGAAGAGCGAGCGGGAGAAGCTGGTGTTCCGGGTGAAGCTCCAGGTCCCCCGGGAACTGGCCGGCCGCTATGTCGAGCGCATCAAGACAGGCATTCGCGGGGTCGGCTACGTCAAGGTGGACCCCGCCACCCCCTGGCCTGCCCAATTGCAGAACGTCATCAAGGCTGAACCCGATTCCAACTAG
- a CDS encoding efflux transporter outer membrane subunit, producing MRGTDSTRQGMHPGLAPFVGALPLLGVLSALSGCTVGPTFTKPEAAVPQEWRTQGDPRLSKQAEVDTRWWKSFGDPALDRLVELAYQQNLPLQIAGLRIVEARAQLGIVTGQQYPQVQVATGSATAVGLSENGANAANFGVLDRHYLDYQLGFDAIWELDFWGKYRRGVEAQTASLLGSVADYQSALVSLTAEVARTYVVVRTFEVLIEQAQANVKIQEEGFRIAESRFSNGATSELDVAQAATLLESTRATIPQLEGGLEQARNALSTLLGQPPGNVEALLAGPRQIPMAPATVAVGMPAEILRRRPDVRSAELYAAAQCARIGIAESELYPSFSIFGTIGLEASTSGSSSGNLFSLGSLAYSLGPRIVFPFLNYGRLKNGVRIEDARFQQLLVNYRNTVLKAAQEVADALTGYANAQKAMAFEQAAVKAAQRSVELSLVQYREGAVDFQRVLEAQRSLLEQQNNLAQTNSSIATNLVALYKALGGGWEVRQNQPVVPEPMQREMDKRTDWGDMLSKPRAQETKNSSPPGKQ from the coding sequence ATGCGGGGGACGGACAGCACCAGACAGGGGATGCACCCGGGGCTCGCACCCTTCGTCGGCGCCTTGCCGCTGCTCGGCGTGCTATCGGCGCTCTCCGGGTGCACGGTAGGCCCCACCTTCACGAAGCCCGAGGCCGCGGTTCCCCAGGAGTGGCGCACCCAGGGCGACCCGCGACTCTCGAAGCAGGCCGAGGTCGACACCCGATGGTGGAAGTCGTTCGGTGATCCGGCGCTCGATCGCCTCGTCGAGCTCGCATACCAGCAGAACCTGCCGCTGCAGATTGCAGGTCTGAGGATCGTGGAGGCGCGCGCCCAGTTGGGCATCGTCACCGGCCAGCAGTATCCGCAGGTCCAGGTGGCCACCGGCAGCGCAACCGCGGTGGGGCTCAGTGAGAACGGCGCCAATGCGGCCAATTTCGGTGTCCTCGACCGCCACTATCTGGATTACCAGCTGGGCTTCGACGCCATCTGGGAACTGGATTTCTGGGGCAAGTACCGGCGGGGAGTGGAGGCGCAAACCGCCAGCCTGCTCGGGTCGGTGGCGGACTACCAGTCCGCCCTCGTCTCGCTCACCGCGGAGGTCGCGCGAACCTATGTCGTCGTCCGGACGTTCGAGGTGCTCATCGAACAGGCCCAGGCGAACGTCAAGATTCAGGAGGAAGGCTTCCGGATCGCCGAGTCGCGCTTCAGCAACGGCGCCACCTCGGAGCTCGATGTGGCGCAGGCCGCAACCCTGCTGGAGAGCACCCGGGCCACCATCCCCCAGCTGGAAGGTGGGCTGGAGCAGGCTCGCAACGCCCTGAGCACGCTCCTGGGCCAGCCCCCGGGGAACGTGGAGGCCTTGCTGGCGGGCCCCAGGCAGATTCCGATGGCGCCCGCGACGGTGGCTGTCGGCATGCCGGCCGAGATTCTGCGGCGGCGCCCGGATGTCCGCAGCGCCGAGCTCTATGCCGCCGCGCAGTGTGCCCGAATCGGTATCGCCGAGTCGGAGCTCTATCCGAGCTTCTCCATCTTCGGGACGATCGGACTCGAGGCGAGCACCAGCGGCAGCTCCTCCGGCAATCTCTTCTCCCTCGGCAGCCTGGCCTATTCCCTTGGACCGCGGATTGTCTTTCCCTTCCTGAACTATGGCCGCCTGAAGAATGGTGTGCGGATCGAAGACGCGCGGTTCCAGCAACTGCTCGTCAACTACCGCAACACGGTGCTCAAGGCGGCCCAGGAGGTGGCGGACGCACTGACGGGCTACGCCAATGCCCAGAAAGCCATGGCGTTCGAGCAGGCCGCCGTGAAGGCCGCGCAGAGGTCGGTGGAGCTCTCCCTGGTGCAGTACCGGGAAGGCGCCGTGGATTTCCAGCGCGTGCTGGAAGCGCAACGCTCGCTCCTGGAGCAGCAGAACAACCTTGCCCAGACGAACTCCTCCATCGCCACGAATCTGGTCGCCCTGTACAAGGCGCTGGGCGGCGGCTGGGAGGTGCGTCAGAACCAGCCCGTCGTGCCGGAGCCGATGCAACGCGAGATGGATAAGCGGACTGACTGGGGCGACATGTTGTCCAAGCCGCGAGCGCAGGAAACAAAGAACAGCTCGCCACCGGGAAAGCAATAG
- a CDS encoding DEAD/DEAH box helicase, which translates to MATLIPALNQCLGRMQAGEKRFARRLEEKLEDDYLLWYDVPVGATGHHPDFIVLHPRRGILVLEVKDWRREAIQAFDKAGATLLTSNGPRRVANPFEQARVYAQDIETLLARDPALTHVGGGFQGKLSLPWSYGVVLSNITRRQFDEGKLGEVLPAHRVLCKDEMTEEFPPEAFQQRLWAMFPWQRERPLTLPQIDRIRWHIFPELRLGGTQLDLFAEPDAEATLPDLLHIMDLQQEQLARSLGEGHRVIHGVAGSGKTMILGFRCLQLARVLRRPVLVLCFNRALAAWLEQTMAARGLEHQVRVRNFHAWCREQLVHFQAGLPPEGLAPGDYAEQLAQRVIRATDRGLIPRGQYGAVLVDEGHDFKPEWLKLVAQMVSPETNSLLVLYDDAQSIYRRERFSFRSVGIQAQGRTTILRLNYRNTAEILRFAAAFAKDVLQPEDADEDGIPLVLPQTAGRQGPPPRLVSLPSLREEADYVAGHLRQLHTEGFRWSDMALLYRSSEVGEAATQRLAHAGVPFQWVGKHTRQSPLDARQDSVKVLTVHASKGLEFPVVAIPGLGRPHSRAESPKEEARLLYVAMTRAMERLVVTQAQAAAPHPLATAR; encoded by the coding sequence TTGGCCACGTTGATTCCAGCCCTCAACCAGTGCCTGGGTCGCATGCAGGCGGGGGAAAAGCGCTTTGCTCGCCGCCTCGAGGAGAAGCTCGAGGACGACTACCTCCTCTGGTACGACGTGCCGGTTGGAGCAACGGGCCATCACCCCGACTTCATCGTCCTCCACCCGCGGCGGGGAATTCTCGTCCTCGAAGTGAAGGACTGGCGACGTGAAGCCATCCAGGCCTTCGACAAGGCCGGTGCCACGCTCCTGACCAGCAACGGGCCCAGGCGCGTGGCCAACCCCTTCGAGCAGGCGCGCGTCTATGCGCAGGACATCGAGACCCTGCTGGCGCGGGACCCGGCGCTCACGCACGTGGGCGGCGGCTTCCAAGGCAAGCTGAGCCTGCCCTGGAGCTACGGCGTCGTCCTCTCCAACATCACCCGCCGCCAGTTCGACGAAGGGAAGCTGGGCGAGGTCCTTCCCGCCCACCGCGTCCTCTGCAAGGACGAGATGACGGAGGAATTTCCTCCCGAGGCCTTCCAGCAGCGGCTCTGGGCCATGTTTCCCTGGCAGCGGGAGCGACCGCTCACCCTGCCCCAAATCGACCGCATCCGCTGGCACATCTTTCCCGAGCTGCGGCTGGGAGGCACGCAACTGGACCTCTTCGCGGAACCGGATGCCGAGGCGACACTGCCAGACCTCCTCCACATCATGGACCTGCAACAGGAGCAGCTCGCGCGCAGCCTGGGCGAGGGGCACCGGGTGATTCACGGCGTCGCGGGCTCGGGCAAGACGATGATTCTGGGATTCCGCTGCCTCCAACTGGCCAGGGTGCTGCGGCGGCCGGTGCTCGTGCTCTGCTTCAACCGGGCCCTGGCCGCCTGGCTCGAGCAGACGATGGCAGCACGTGGGCTCGAGCACCAGGTGAGGGTCCGGAACTTCCATGCCTGGTGCCGGGAGCAGCTGGTGCACTTCCAGGCGGGCCTGCCGCCCGAGGGGCTCGCTCCCGGCGACTACGCCGAACAGCTCGCTCAGCGGGTCATCCGCGCCACGGACCGGGGACTCATTCCGCGTGGACAGTATGGCGCGGTGCTGGTGGACGAAGGACATGACTTCAAGCCGGAGTGGTTGAAGCTGGTGGCGCAGATGGTCAGCCCGGAAACCAACTCCCTCCTGGTGCTGTACGACGACGCCCAGTCCATCTACCGCCGCGAGCGGTTCAGCTTCCGGAGCGTTGGAATCCAGGCCCAGGGGCGCACCACCATCCTGCGGCTCAACTATCGCAACACGGCCGAGATTCTTCGCTTCGCCGCGGCGTTCGCCAAGGACGTCCTCCAGCCAGAAGACGCGGACGAGGACGGTATTCCCCTCGTCCTCCCTCAAACAGCCGGGCGGCAGGGCCCTCCACCTCGGCTGGTGTCCCTTCCGAGTCTGCGGGAGGAGGCCGACTACGTGGCCGGCCACCTCCGTCAACTGCACACGGAGGGTTTCCGCTGGAGCGACATGGCGCTGCTGTACCGGAGCTCCGAGGTGGGCGAGGCCGCAACCCAGCGCCTCGCGCACGCGGGCGTCCCCTTCCAATGGGTGGGAAAGCACACGCGCCAGTCTCCCCTCGATGCCCGGCAAGACTCCGTGAAGGTGCTCACCGTCCACGCCAGCAAGGGACTGGAGTTCCCCGTCGTCGCCATTCCGGGCCTGGGCCGTCCGCACTCCAGGGCGGAGAGCCCCAAGGAGGAAGCCCGGTTGCTCTATGTGGCGATGACGCGAGCCATGGAGCGCCTCGTCGTCACCCAGGCGCAGGCCGCCGCGCCCCACCCCCTCGCCACCGCGAGGTGA
- the rbbA gene encoding ribosome-associated ATPase/putative transporter RbbA encodes MVSIQGVTHRYGSVVALDGISLDIPSGIMVGIVGPDGVGKSTLMALVAGSKKMQEGRVTVLDGDIADVRHRRAVGPRIAYMPQGLGKNLYLELSVYDNVDFMARLFGLSAAERKVRVPELLEATGLGKFAARPAGKLSGGMKQKVGLCGALVHDPDLLILDEPTTGVDPLSRRQFWTLIDDIRVGRPGMSVIISTAYMDEAQQWDWIVAMDAGRVLATGSPAELMERTGTQDLDRCFIALLPEEKRKGHKEIIIPPRAPGNAELAIEAEGLTCRFGTFTAVDHVTLSIERGEIFGFLGSNGCGKSTTMKMLTGLLPPTEGSAKLFGHSVEAGSMEVRKNLGYMTQAFSLYGELSVHQNLVLHARLYHLPPDQAKARIEELVERFGLGAHLDALADALPMGLRQRLSLAVAVLHGPQILILDEPTSGVDPVARDSFWELLIDLSRKQGVTIFVTTHFMNEGMRCDRISLMNAGKVLAADAPQKLIEARNADSLETAFIAYMEDAIAEAARTESKAPPPVPEPAAKAPVAPPKAARPDRAGLRLRLGRLLAYAHNETIQILRDKVRLTFAFVGSAVLMLVFGFGITTDVENIRFATLDLDQSPESRAYLEQFGAVERYFASTPPAQSADEALRRLQSDDVSVVLEIPPRFGLDFRRGSGPEVLALVDGAMTFRGDTVEQYVQGVHNGLLRDPASGFQTAGAQKHTANIEERFLYNPTFESVYSIVPSVPALLLLLIPAILMTVSIVREKELGSIINFYVTPTGKLEYLLGKQLPYIAIGMANFFILTALALTVFGVPIKGSFLMLTLCTLFYVAATTGLGMVTSTFTGSQVAAVFVTAILTIVPTIQFSGLLQPVSTLQGGALIVGSIWPASYYMHASLGAFTKGLGAGLLMRDVAFLAVCIPILLAISVVGLRKQEK; translated from the coding sequence GTGGTCTCCATCCAGGGCGTGACCCACCGCTACGGCAGCGTCGTGGCGCTCGACGGCATCTCGCTGGATATTCCCAGCGGCATCATGGTGGGCATCGTGGGGCCGGATGGCGTCGGCAAGTCGACGCTGATGGCCCTGGTCGCCGGCTCCAAGAAGATGCAGGAAGGACGGGTGACTGTCCTGGACGGGGACATCGCCGACGTCCGGCACCGGCGCGCGGTGGGCCCGCGAATCGCGTACATGCCGCAGGGGCTGGGCAAGAACCTCTATCTGGAGCTCAGCGTCTACGACAACGTCGACTTCATGGCCCGGCTCTTCGGGCTGTCAGCCGCGGAGCGCAAGGTGCGCGTCCCGGAGCTGCTCGAGGCCACGGGACTGGGCAAGTTCGCGGCCCGTCCCGCCGGCAAGCTCTCGGGGGGAATGAAGCAGAAGGTGGGGCTCTGCGGCGCGTTGGTCCATGACCCGGATCTGCTCATCCTCGACGAGCCCACGACCGGCGTCGATCCGCTCTCCCGGCGGCAGTTCTGGACGCTCATCGACGATATTCGCGTAGGGCGCCCGGGGATGAGCGTCATCATCTCCACGGCCTACATGGACGAAGCGCAGCAGTGGGATTGGATCGTGGCCATGGACGCGGGGCGCGTGCTGGCGACAGGGTCCCCCGCGGAGCTGATGGAGCGCACGGGGACGCAGGACCTGGACCGGTGCTTCATCGCGCTGCTGCCCGAGGAGAAGCGCAAGGGACATAAGGAAATCATCATCCCGCCACGTGCACCGGGCAATGCGGAGCTGGCCATCGAGGCCGAGGGGCTGACCTGCCGCTTCGGTACCTTCACCGCCGTCGACCACGTCACCTTGTCGATTGAGCGCGGTGAAATCTTCGGCTTCCTGGGCTCCAACGGTTGCGGCAAGTCCACGACGATGAAGATGCTGACCGGCCTGCTCCCCCCCACGGAAGGGTCTGCGAAGCTCTTCGGCCACTCCGTCGAGGCCGGAAGCATGGAGGTACGCAAGAACCTGGGTTACATGACGCAGGCCTTCTCGCTCTACGGCGAGCTGAGCGTCCATCAGAACCTGGTCCTGCATGCCCGGCTCTACCATCTGCCGCCAGACCAGGCGAAGGCGCGCATCGAGGAGCTGGTAGAGCGATTCGGACTGGGCGCGCATCTGGATGCGTTGGCCGATGCGCTGCCGATGGGGCTGCGCCAGCGGCTCTCGCTGGCCGTCGCCGTGCTGCACGGGCCGCAGATCCTCATCCTGGACGAGCCCACGTCGGGAGTCGATCCGGTCGCCCGGGACAGCTTCTGGGAGCTGCTGATCGACCTGTCGCGGAAGCAGGGCGTCACCATCTTCGTGACGACGCACTTCATGAACGAGGGGATGCGCTGCGACCGGATCTCCCTCATGAACGCGGGCAAGGTGTTGGCGGCGGATGCTCCCCAGAAGCTGATCGAGGCACGGAACGCCGACAGCCTGGAGACCGCCTTCATCGCCTACATGGAGGACGCCATTGCCGAAGCGGCGCGCACCGAGAGCAAGGCCCCCCCTCCCGTCCCGGAGCCCGCGGCCAAAGCGCCCGTCGCCCCACCCAAGGCCGCGCGACCGGACCGGGCCGGCCTCCGGCTGCGGCTCGGCCGGCTGCTCGCGTACGCCCACAATGAGACCATCCAGATCCTCCGCGACAAGGTCCGGCTGACGTTTGCCTTTGTCGGCTCGGCGGTGCTGATGCTCGTCTTCGGCTTCGGCATCACGACCGACGTCGAGAACATCCGTTTTGCCACGCTGGACCTCGACCAGTCGCCAGAGAGTCGTGCGTATCTCGAACAATTCGGCGCGGTGGAACGCTATTTCGCCTCGACTCCGCCGGCCCAATCCGCGGACGAGGCGCTCCGCCGGCTCCAGTCAGACGATGTCTCGGTGGTGCTGGAGATTCCGCCCCGGTTCGGTCTGGATTTTCGCCGGGGCTCCGGACCCGAGGTGCTGGCGCTGGTGGATGGCGCCATGACCTTCCGTGGGGACACCGTCGAGCAATATGTCCAGGGCGTCCACAACGGGTTGCTGCGGGATCCCGCGAGCGGCTTCCAGACGGCCGGTGCTCAGAAGCACACGGCCAATATCGAAGAGCGATTCCTGTACAATCCAACGTTCGAGAGTGTCTATTCCATCGTGCCGAGTGTCCCGGCGCTGCTGCTGCTGCTGATACCGGCGATTCTCATGACGGTCAGCATCGTGCGCGAGAAGGAGCTGGGGTCGATCATCAACTTCTATGTCACGCCCACGGGGAAGCTGGAGTACCTGCTCGGAAAGCAGCTGCCGTACATCGCCATCGGCATGGCCAACTTCTTCATCCTGACCGCCCTGGCGCTGACCGTCTTCGGTGTGCCGATCAAGGGCAGCTTCCTGATGTTGACGCTCTGCACGCTGTTCTACGTCGCGGCGACGACAGGCCTAGGGATGGTGACCTCGACATTTACCGGTAGCCAGGTCGCCGCCGTCTTCGTCACGGCCATCCTGACCATCGTGCCGACCATCCAGTTCTCCGGCTTGTTGCAGCCTGTCTCCACGCTGCAGGGCGGCGCCTTGATAGTCGGTTCCATCTGGCCGGCCTCCTATTACATGCACGCCAGTCTGGGCGCGTTCACGAAGGGACTGGGGGCGGGTCTCCTCATGCGGGATGTCGCCTTCCTGGCCGTGTGTATTCCCATTCTCCTGGCCATCAGTGTCGTCGGCTTGAGAAAGCAGGAGAAATAG
- a CDS encoding ABC transporter permease — MNSLLNILWLGLKELRSLLSDVVMVVFVIYAFTLAIYVQATGTSSEVNNASIAFVDEDGSALSKELLNAFYPPRFKLPEVISPDAVQADMDRGRFMFVVVIPPRFEHDLRAGRNPDIQVNIDATAMQQAGIGSGYIKNIINDRISSFLSRAEVTGPKPVNLVVRKLFNPNGVSSWFKSVVAIINQITLLTVVLTGAAVIREREHGTLEHLLVMPLTSFEIAMAKVWANSLVILVATGASLLLVVDMVLEVPFAGSVVLWFVGVVLYLFFATALGIFLGTISRSMAQFALLIILVILVLMLLSGGSTPVESQPKWLQYVTYLLPSRHFVSFSQIIIYRGGGLGAVWSQFLMVGAVGVGFFVYSLALFRKSIAVSK; from the coding sequence GTGAACTCGCTGCTGAACATTCTGTGGCTCGGGCTCAAGGAGCTTCGCAGCCTGCTGAGCGACGTGGTGATGGTTGTATTCGTCATCTATGCGTTCACCCTGGCAATCTATGTCCAGGCCACGGGGACCTCGAGCGAGGTGAACAACGCATCGATTGCCTTCGTCGACGAGGACGGGTCCGCGTTGTCCAAGGAGTTGCTCAACGCCTTCTATCCACCCCGTTTCAAGCTGCCTGAAGTCATCTCCCCCGATGCTGTCCAGGCGGACATGGACAGAGGCCGGTTCATGTTCGTCGTCGTGATTCCGCCCCGCTTCGAGCATGACCTGCGCGCGGGGCGCAATCCGGACATCCAGGTGAACATCGACGCGACCGCCATGCAGCAGGCGGGCATCGGCTCCGGCTACATCAAGAACATCATCAACGACCGGATCTCGTCTTTTCTCAGTCGCGCTGAGGTGACGGGGCCGAAACCCGTCAACCTGGTCGTTCGCAAGCTCTTCAACCCCAACGGGGTATCGTCCTGGTTCAAGAGCGTGGTGGCCATCATCAATCAGATAACCCTGCTCACGGTCGTCCTGACGGGCGCCGCGGTCATCCGCGAACGCGAACACGGAACGCTGGAGCACCTGCTCGTGATGCCGCTGACCTCGTTCGAAATCGCGATGGCGAAGGTCTGGGCCAACAGCCTCGTGATTCTCGTCGCGACCGGGGCTTCGCTCCTCCTGGTCGTGGACATGGTGCTGGAGGTGCCGTTCGCCGGCTCGGTGGTGCTGTGGTTCGTCGGCGTCGTGCTCTACCTGTTCTTCGCCACGGCGCTCGGCATCTTCCTGGGGACGATTTCACGTTCGATGGCGCAGTTCGCGCTGCTGATCATCCTCGTCATCCTGGTGTTGATGCTGCTTTCGGGTGGGAGCACTCCCGTCGAGAGCCAGCCGAAGTGGCTGCAGTACGTCACCTACCTCCTGCCTTCCCGGCACTTCGTCAGCTTCTCGCAGATCATCATCTACCGCGGCGGGGGACTGGGAGCCGTCTGGAGCCAGTTCCTGATGGTAGGCGCGGTGGGCGTGGGGTTCTTCGTCTACAGCCTGGCGCTCTTCCGGAAGTCCATCGCGGTGAGCAAGTAG
- a CDS encoding Hint domain-containing protein, translated as MLPVTSRWKRLALSAMALTSPLMAGCTAEPARETPPAAVRQERSTDSLQMAKLYAEWKQHHAGTQMPLDLGDAKQYAFVLKRLESAGNNLANSPRLFSSLAQQRERVLAEKAGGTVQAAQTTAEWCAHLLPLEEVAHGTSATTFQGSGYITCAGGADYSYVDFNAYSTTPERQEFQLLATTATEAYLAKTLETDPLDVVLDAGPDRVLFYDSMGMAYDEASGRMETFYSTADTTVLLLPPGLNFDHPRELIGGNLAGNAIRTCLERGSATGAMDCDYALAKKDTAGNVVAFAGGYTGVAAVNAPTSLTARRWTPDTAAYWPTPGTFSSSKLYLPAQGTYVTGLPSSCTVQSVTSEVSIILLSAGGRCKVANVAAVPGQVVLTGSLPLGAGVDASSLPFNGLMDLGTDCLGHEQDVAMQAFTTVNATCPRAGGGFSPVKRLGFRRLAVLDFKNSCLAAGTRVLRADGKSVPVESVQVGDQVLTHVGGRALTVTTVTKGTESQPLVRLKAGKGRGVLVTNRHPMVSRTRGVVAAGELAAGDVLLTRDGEAALTAVERVPYKGQVYNLTLGTDAELVDVGAKEHTLIANGFVVGDARMQTDLERQKHLPVPADLLAALPAAWHADYLNSQARRP; from the coding sequence ATGCTCCCTGTCACCTCCCGCTGGAAGCGCCTCGCCCTGTCGGCGATGGCGCTCACGTCTCCCTTGATGGCCGGCTGCACGGCCGAGCCGGCGCGCGAAACGCCGCCAGCCGCCGTGCGCCAGGAACGGTCCACGGATTCGCTGCAGATGGCGAAGCTGTACGCCGAATGGAAGCAGCACCACGCCGGCACACAGATGCCGCTCGACCTGGGCGACGCGAAGCAATACGCCTTCGTGTTGAAGCGCCTGGAGTCGGCCGGCAACAACCTGGCCAACTCGCCCCGGCTGTTCTCCAGCCTGGCGCAGCAGCGTGAGCGCGTGCTCGCGGAGAAGGCCGGCGGTACCGTCCAGGCAGCCCAGACGACCGCCGAGTGGTGCGCCCACCTGTTGCCGCTGGAGGAGGTCGCCCATGGCACCAGCGCGACGACCTTCCAGGGCTCGGGCTACATCACCTGCGCGGGCGGCGCGGACTATTCGTACGTGGACTTCAACGCCTACTCCACGACGCCCGAGCGTCAGGAGTTCCAGCTCCTGGCCACCACCGCCACGGAGGCCTACCTCGCCAAGACGCTGGAGACGGACCCGCTGGACGTGGTGTTGGACGCGGGGCCGGACCGGGTCCTGTTCTACGACTCGATGGGCATGGCCTATGACGAGGCCAGCGGCCGCATGGAGACGTTCTACTCCACCGCGGACACCACGGTGCTGCTGCTGCCCCCAGGCCTGAACTTCGACCATCCGAGGGAGCTCATCGGTGGCAACCTCGCGGGCAACGCCATCCGTACCTGCCTGGAGCGCGGCTCGGCGACGGGCGCGATGGACTGCGACTACGCGCTGGCGAAGAAGGACACCGCCGGCAACGTCGTCGCCTTCGCGGGCGGCTACACGGGCGTGGCGGCGGTGAATGCGCCGACGTCGCTCACCGCGCGCCGGTGGACGCCGGACACGGCGGCGTACTGGCCCACGCCGGGCACGTTCAGCAGCAGCAAGCTGTACCTGCCGGCGCAGGGCACCTACGTGACGGGCCTTCCGTCCTCCTGCACCGTGCAGTCGGTGACGAGCGAGGTGAGCATCATCCTCCTGAGCGCGGGCGGCCGCTGCAAGGTGGCCAACGTCGCGGCGGTGCCGGGCCAGGTGGTGCTCACGGGCAGCCTGCCGTTGGGCGCGGGCGTGGACGCCTCCAGCCTGCCCTTCAACGGCCTGATGGACCTGGGCACGGACTGCCTCGGGCACGAGCAGGACGTGGCGATGCAGGCCTTCACCACCGTGAATGCGACGTGCCCCCGCGCGGGTGGCGGCTTCAGCCCGGTGAAGCGCCTGGGCTTCCGCCGGCTGGCGGTGCTGGACTTCAAGAACAGCTGCCTCGCGGCGGGCACGCGCGTGCTGCGGGCGGATGGGAAGTCCGTCCCGGTGGAGTCGGTGCAGGTAGGTGACCAGGTGCTCACGCACGTGGGCGGCCGTGCCCTCACGGTGACCACCGTGACGAAGGGCACCGAGTCCCAGCCCCTGGTGCGCCTGAAGGCAGGCAAGGGCCGCGGCGTGCTCGTGACGAACCGCCACCCCATGGTGAGCCGCACCCGCGGCGTCGTGGCGGCGGGTGAGCTCGCAGCGGGTGACGTGCTGCTGACCCGCGACGGCGAGGCGGCGCTGACCGCGGTGGAGCGCGTGCCCTACAAGGGACAGGTCTACAACCTGACCCTGGGCACGGACGCGGAGCTCGTGGACGTGGGCGCGAAGGAGCACACGCTCATCGCCAACGGCTTCGTGGTGGGTGACGCGCGGATGCAGACGGACCTGGAGCGGCAGAAGCACCTGCCCGTCCCGGCGGACCTGCTGGCCGCCCTGCCCGCGGCGTGGCATGCCGACTACCTGAACAGCCAGGCGCGCCGGCCGTAG